The following proteins are co-located in the Petrotoga sp. 9PWA.NaAc.5.4 genome:
- a CDS encoding DUF2922 domain-containing protein yields the protein MKRLQMKFYDPVEKKSKTLSIDGVLDTLTQAEVEPVMQSLIGVLVSADSQVDEAIIVETTTNEIFNLIG from the coding sequence ATGAAGAGGTTGCAAATGAAGTTTTATGATCCTGTTGAAAAAAAGAGTAAAACATTGTCGATAGACGGGGTATTAGATACTTTAACTCAAGCTGAAGTAGAACCAGTTATGCAATCGTTGATAGGTGTTTTGGTAAGTGCGGATTCTCAGGTAGATGAAGCAATCATCGTCGAAACAACGACTAATGAAATATTTAATTTGATTGGGTAA
- a CDS encoding glycosyltransferase — MQGDFSVLMSIYIKEKAEYLDRALRSILVEQTLKPKEIVIIEDGPITIDLINILDKYKNEYPNIIKSVVLNENKGLGDALNIGLEATSYDIVARMDADDISLPERFEKQYRFFVSNKYDVVGTNILEFETNEDNIVGFKKVPENHSNILKYAKLRNPINHPSVMFNKKAVLESGNYQKINGFEDYYLWVRMLKKGYRFYNIQEPLLKFRTGKETIKRRGGLEYFKDEKAFFKKLLEIEFLNHFQYFTSLSIRFSFRIVPENFRLFVYKKFLREKKE, encoded by the coding sequence ATGCAGGGCGATTTTTCAGTTTTGATGTCAATTTATATAAAAGAAAAAGCTGAATATTTAGATAGAGCATTAAGAAGTATTCTTGTGGAACAAACATTAAAACCTAAAGAAATTGTTATTATAGAAGATGGCCCTATTACAATAGATTTAATAAATATACTCGACAAATATAAAAACGAATATCCTAATATTATTAAATCTGTTGTTTTGAATGAAAACAAAGGTTTAGGTGATGCATTAAATATTGGCCTTGAGGCAACTTCTTATGATATAGTAGCGAGGATGGATGCAGATGATATATCTCTCCCTGAGAGATTTGAAAAACAATATAGATTTTTTGTTTCTAACAAATATGACGTTGTCGGTACAAATATTTTAGAATTTGAAACTAATGAAGACAATATTGTTGGGTTCAAAAAGGTCCCAGAAAATCATTCTAATATTTTGAAGTATGCAAAGTTAAGAAATCCCATAAATCATCCTTCTGTTATGTTTAACAAGAAAGCTGTTTTAGAAAGCGGAAATTATCAAAAAATAAATGGTTTTGAAGATTATTATTTATGGGTGAGGATGTTAAAAAAAGGATACAGATTTTATAATATTCAAGAACCTTTGCTAAAATTTAGAACTGGTAAAGAAACGATAAAAAGAAGAGGTGGATTAGAATATTTCAAAGATGAAAAAGCTTTCTTTAAAAAATTGCTAGAGATTGAATTTTTGAATCATTTTCAATATTTTACCTCCTTATCCATCAGATTTTCTTTTCGTATTGTACCTGAAAATTTTAGATTGTTTGTTTACAAAAAGTTTTTAAGAGAAAAAAAAGAATGA
- a CDS encoding transposase yields MKSNIPEMTKASKTILNHIDIIFLDIKTNITTAKIAGINYKLRGFRKRTFGFKALKNFKIIIFIAVGRLNLI; encoded by the coding sequence ATGAAATCAAACATACCAGAAATGACTAAAGCATCTAAAACTATTTTAAATCATATAGACATTATCTTTTTAGACATAAAAACAAATATTACTACTGCTAAAATCGCAGGTATAAATTATAAACTTAGAGGTTTTAGGAAAAGAACTTTTGGATTTAAAGCTTTAAAGAATTTTAAAATCATTATTTTTATTGCTGTGGGTAGACTTAATTTAATTTAA
- a CDS encoding glycosyltransferase, with translation MKEIYVLFYKRNFEKGGGAERRFLRLYNYISKEHENIKINIVTNKENENIIYNFIDKNNSNIECHFIKQKNKYIDWYYFIDFFESNIDNIKNVHIISPNRSSFFLYLYLIKKKINLYLSVTSCEVAQRKFNHSILNRLMYNVLIKKSLKIDWLYDYFEIYWNNRNILNKSNVTPNSFTNYDSLNHLENKENYIVFLGQLIEEKQPLMLLEAINEIKETLINKNWKVYIVGGGKLENKIKKYIHKNNLEDIVLMRYSLNNEELLSKSKVFVSLQKYDNYPSQSLLEAINFENIIVSTNVGNTKLILNENDSFLINNKDELSRCLEKIINDEIIIQAENLLKLKKEVMLKHNMKKAADYLYDFLS, from the coding sequence ATGAAGGAAATATATGTCCTTTTTTATAAAAGAAATTTTGAAAAAGGAGGTGGTGCTGAAAGAAGATTTTTAAGACTTTATAATTACATTTCAAAAGAACATGAAAATATAAAAATAAATATAGTTACTAATAAAGAAAATGAAAATATTATTTATAATTTTATTGATAAAAATAATTCTAATATTGAGTGTCACTTTATAAAACAAAAAAACAAATACATAGATTGGTACTATTTTATAGATTTTTTTGAAAGTAATATAGATAATATAAAAAATGTCCATATTATTTCTCCTAACAGAAGTAGTTTTTTCTTATATCTTTACTTAATAAAGAAAAAGATCAATTTATATTTGTCAGTAACTTCTTGCGAAGTAGCGCAGAGAAAATTTAATCATTCTATTTTAAATCGTTTGATGTACAATGTTTTAATAAAAAAATCTTTGAAAATTGATTGGTTATATGATTATTTTGAGATATACTGGAACAATAGAAATATATTAAATAAATCTAATGTCACCCCAAATAGTTTTACCAATTATGATAGTTTGAACCATTTAGAAAATAAAGAAAATTATATAGTATTTTTAGGACAATTAATTGAGGAAAAACAGCCTTTAATGTTACTAGAAGCAATTAATGAAATAAAAGAAACGTTAATCAATAAAAATTGGAAAGTGTATATTGTTGGAGGTGGAAAATTAGAAAATAAAATAAAAAAGTATATTCATAAAAATAACTTAGAAGACATAGTGTTAATGAGATATTCTTTAAATAACGAAGAATTATTATCTAAATCTAAAGTATTTGTTTCTTTGCAAAAATATGATAATTATCCTTCTCAATCCCTTTTAGAAGCTATAAACTTTGAAAATATTATTGTTAGTACCAACGTGGGAAACACAAAACTAATTTTGAATGAGAATGACTCATTTTTAATAAATAATAAAGATGAACTATCTAGATGTTTAGAAAAAATTATTAACGATGAAATAATTATACAGGCAGAGAATTTGTTAAAGTTAAAAAAAGAAGTAATGTTAAAACACAACATGAAAAAAGCAGCTGACTATTTGTACGATTTTTTAAGTTAG
- a CDS encoding exopolysaccharide biosynthesis polyprenyl glycosylphosphotransferase, whose amino-acid sequence MKKLIFQFLDIIIIFSFNTFLLELPLPITIISSLIIYLGIYSFRVYETQTMKSYTESLIKTTVGTLISFILILILYFFLNKYFNRYFFLSNLLFTILILPILHKIEYNIYEKSMPIKNYLVIGRKEEIGHIMQEISEKTLNKIVFTQYINPDPITLDEIIKQNKQQTKSQIIHGIVITDPELEKHVKPQIQHYKEEGMEIEYLPNMAEKYLNRIPIEVAQKFKEYYEVIFNNIKEHPSKRFLDITISTIALVILSPIILILSILILLEDGKPVVYKQQRVGLNGEKFTMHKFRSMKNKTDQNEAKFATDEQDRILKIGKIMRPIRLDEILQFYDILIGKMSFVGPRPEQIPLVEEYNGLIPFYWARHKLKPGLTGWAQIMYKYSASLEETKMKLSYDLYYVKNRDIFLDLNIIIKTIEAVIWRRGAV is encoded by the coding sequence ATGAAAAAATTAATTTTCCAATTTCTCGACATAATAATTATCTTTTCTTTCAACACTTTTCTTTTAGAATTACCCTTACCAATTACTATAATCTCATCACTAATAATATACCTTGGAATCTACTCCTTCAGAGTATACGAAACACAAACAATGAAAAGCTATACAGAATCATTAATAAAAACCACTGTTGGAACTCTCATCAGTTTCATACTTATATTAATTCTTTACTTCTTTCTCAACAAATACTTCAACAGATACTTTTTCCTTTCAAACCTATTATTTACGATATTAATCTTGCCAATACTGCACAAAATAGAATATAATATATACGAAAAAAGCATGCCTATAAAAAACTACCTTGTTATCGGAAGAAAAGAAGAAATAGGCCACATAATGCAAGAAATCTCAGAAAAAACACTAAACAAAATCGTGTTTACCCAATACATAAACCCAGATCCAATAACCCTTGATGAAATAATAAAACAAAATAAGCAACAAACCAAATCACAAATAATCCACGGCATAGTTATAACAGACCCAGAACTAGAAAAACATGTAAAACCACAAATACAACACTACAAAGAAGAAGGCATGGAAATAGAATATCTACCCAATATGGCAGAAAAATACCTAAATCGCATACCAATAGAAGTAGCTCAAAAATTTAAAGAATATTATGAAGTGATATTTAATAATATAAAAGAACATCCTTCTAAAAGATTTCTTGATATAACAATATCAACTATTGCATTAGTTATACTATCTCCAATTATTCTAATTCTTTCAATTCTCATTCTCTTAGAAGATGGAAAGCCTGTTGTTTATAAACAGCAAAGAGTAGGCTTAAATGGAGAAAAATTCACGATGCATAAATTTAGAAGCATGAAAAACAAAACCGATCAAAACGAAGCAAAGTTTGCAACTGATGAACAAGACAGAATTCTCAAAATAGGAAAAATAATGAGGCCTATAAGACTTGACGAAATATTACAATTTTATGATATTTTAATAGGTAAAATGTCTTTTGTAGGACCAAGGCCAGAACAGATCCCATTGGTTGAAGAATACAATGGACTTATCCCTTTTTACTGGGCAAGACACAAATTAAAACCAGGATTAACAGGCTGGGCACAAATTATGTATAAGTACTCAGCTTCTTTAGAAGAAACAAAAATGAAACTAAGCTACGATCTTTACTATGTCAAAAATAGAGACATATTCCTTGACTTAAATATTATAATCAAAACCATAGAAGCAGTAATATGGAGAAGAGGAGCGGTGTGA
- a CDS encoding CpsB/CapC family capsule biosynthesis tyrosine phosphatase, giving the protein MYIDIVTHLLPAVDDGSRTLEETLKELNRYRHNNITHVIFTPHINHPTIKTDITKIKEKYAELKDTIEKNTGVKTYLASQFYVTPKATEFIPYNEKFVFVEFAIDTLPMYAFDSIFNLQLDGYDVVLLHVERYQWLIENKNVVRRLKEMNVLFEMNFERLDTKNAKYYLENHLVNFLATNNHLKKDQNEIDLTLFSKYARITEKAFDILNISTVSP; this is encoded by the coding sequence ATGTATATCGACATAGTAACCCATCTACTACCCGCAGTAGATGACGGATCCCGAACCCTTGAAGAAACTCTAAAAGAGTTAAACAGATACAGACACAATAACATAACCCATGTAATATTCACCCCCCATATAAACCACCCAACAATAAAAACAGATATAACCAAAATAAAAGAAAAATATGCAGAACTTAAAGATACCATCGAAAAAAATACCGGCGTAAAAACTTATTTAGCTTCACAGTTCTACGTTACTCCTAAAGCTACTGAATTCATTCCATACAATGAAAAATTTGTCTTTGTAGAGTTTGCAATAGACACATTGCCGATGTATGCATTTGATAGCATATTTAATTTACAATTAGACGGATACGACGTCGTTTTACTACATGTAGAAAGATACCAATGGCTGATCGAAAATAAAAACGTAGTAAGACGTTTAAAAGAAATGAATGTGTTATTCGAAATGAATTTTGAAAGATTAGACACGAAAAACGCAAAATATTATTTAGAAAATCATCTTGTTAATTTTTTAGCAACCAATAACCATTTAAAAAAAGATCAAAACGAAATAGACTTAACCCTATTCAGTAAATATGCCCGTATTACCGAAAAAGCTTTCGATATACTAAATATTTCAACTGTATCGCCTTAA